A region of Polyangiaceae bacterium DNA encodes the following proteins:
- a CDS encoding DNA mismatch repair protein MutS, whose product MKTTDRREEYRTRAARFEKEAEEHGARSRLISNLRGVSFGVAVVSAIVALTGRAVDLSGSLAAAGLACFVALLVVHARIIGAEDTARRWARVNRNAESRVTGKWRELPENGARFLDPAHPYAGDLDLFGPGSLFQRLSVAHTRYGQEALARFLSGPAAYDAILARQEAVRALAPEQETRQRLEALALAATEPDGKQRAHRPAPDPEPLLAWAESAPKLNKKPALVWAARLLPVLSIAGIIGSVSFGLPSFAWGVPIAVSLVLNLATRDITARVFIAVSSTEGAFLRYGAMLEVLEKLDLPSSLLREMKARITRDGKTPSVAMAEFRRAVSWYDLRHNGLIHPFANALLLWDIHCTVLLENWQESAGKAARDWFRALGELEALSSFAGLLYDDAKVTFPELSQEEVLFEAEQMGHPLLGPEVRVENSLSLPGAGRALLVTGSNMSGKSTMLRSMGLAAVMAMAGAPVAAKKLRLCRLAVRTSMRISDSLEQGVSHFYAEVRKLKVVLDATGQELPVFFLLDEVLHGTNSRERQVGARWVLGELIARGAIGAVSTHDMELCRLPDNLMSHVEQVHFQESVKDDAMTFDYKLRPGPVSAGNALRLMKIVGLDVPLE is encoded by the coding sequence GTGAAGACGACCGACAGACGCGAAGAGTACCGGACGCGCGCCGCGCGGTTCGAGAAGGAAGCCGAGGAGCATGGCGCGCGGTCCAGGCTGATCTCCAACCTGCGCGGCGTCTCCTTCGGGGTGGCCGTGGTGTCCGCGATCGTCGCGCTGACAGGCCGCGCCGTCGACCTCAGCGGCTCGCTGGCAGCGGCGGGCCTCGCCTGTTTCGTCGCGCTCCTGGTCGTCCACGCGCGGATCATCGGCGCGGAGGACACGGCCAGGCGCTGGGCCCGAGTGAACCGGAACGCGGAGAGCCGCGTGACCGGCAAGTGGCGCGAGCTGCCGGAGAATGGCGCTCGTTTCCTGGATCCCGCCCACCCGTACGCGGGCGATCTCGACCTGTTCGGCCCGGGCTCGCTGTTCCAGCGGCTCTCGGTGGCGCACACTCGCTACGGGCAGGAGGCGCTGGCCCGCTTCCTGTCTGGGCCCGCCGCCTACGACGCGATCCTGGCGCGGCAAGAGGCAGTGCGGGCGCTCGCGCCGGAGCAGGAGACTCGCCAGCGCTTGGAGGCGCTGGCGCTGGCGGCGACCGAGCCCGACGGCAAGCAGCGCGCGCATCGCCCTGCTCCGGACCCGGAGCCGCTGCTCGCCTGGGCGGAGAGCGCTCCGAAGCTCAACAAGAAGCCCGCGCTCGTCTGGGCGGCGCGCCTTTTGCCGGTGCTGTCCATCGCGGGCATCATCGGCAGCGTCTCGTTCGGATTGCCCTCGTTCGCCTGGGGCGTACCCATCGCCGTCTCGCTGGTGCTGAACCTGGCGACGCGGGACATCACCGCGCGCGTGTTCATCGCGGTGTCGAGCACGGAGGGCGCGTTCCTGCGCTACGGCGCGATGTTGGAGGTGCTCGAGAAGCTCGACCTGCCGAGCTCGCTCCTTCGCGAGATGAAGGCGCGCATCACGCGAGACGGGAAGACTCCTTCCGTGGCCATGGCCGAGTTCCGGCGCGCGGTGAGCTGGTACGACCTGCGTCACAACGGTCTGATCCATCCGTTCGCCAACGCGCTCTTGCTCTGGGACATCCACTGCACCGTCTTGCTCGAGAACTGGCAGGAGAGCGCGGGGAAAGCCGCGCGCGACTGGTTCCGCGCGCTCGGCGAGCTCGAGGCTCTGTCGTCCTTCGCCGGCTTGCTCTACGACGACGCCAAAGTGACCTTCCCCGAGCTCAGCCAGGAAGAGGTGCTGTTCGAAGCGGAGCAGATGGGACACCCGCTGCTAGGGCCGGAGGTGCGGGTCGAGAACAGCTTGTCCCTGCCCGGAGCGGGCCGTGCCCTCCTGGTGACCGGCTCGAACATGAGCGGGAAGAGCACGATGCTGCGCTCCATGGGCCTCGCCGCGGTGATGGCCATGGCCGGCGCGCCCGTGGCGGCCAAGAAGCTGCGTCTCTGCCGGCTGGCCGTGCGCACGAGCATGCGCATCAGCGACTCCCTCGAGCAGGGCGTCAGCCACTTCTACGCCGAGGTGCGCAAGCTGAAGGTCGTCCTCGACGCAACCGGCCAGGAGCTCCCAGTGTTCTTCCTCTTGGACGAAGTGCTGCACGGCACGAACTCGCGAGAGCGCCAGGTCGGCGCCCGCTGGGTGCTCGGCGAGCTGATCGCGCGGGGCGCAATCGGGGCGGTCTCCACCCACGACATGGAGCTCTGCCGGCTGCCCGACAACCTGATGAGCCACGTCGAGCAGGTCCACTTCCAGGAGAGCGTCAAAGACGACGCGATGACCTTCGACTACAAGCTGCGCCCCGGTCCGGTGTCCGCTGGGAATGCGCTGCGCCTGATGAAGATCGTGGGGCTCGACGTGCCGCTGGAGTAG
- the cheB gene encoding chemotaxis-specific protein-glutamate methyltransferase CheB — translation MRGAISRVLAADPRFEIAGQAKDGEEAVKLAAELRPDVISMDFNMPGLNGAEATRAILAKHATPIVMLSAHTREGAAATVQALAAGAVDFVEKPDGEVSANLNAIRDQLVEKLLSAAGANVRGSMTQVEMGPSEAPVSRRAPRSPQKAMPAGLRVVVIASSTGGPAALFRVLPELASLGKAAVVVVQHMSAGFTSALAEQLAERAGFGISEAKSGDALEAGRALVAPGGLHLVLERDGTVSVNEGPPVHGVRPAADVTLKSAAQVYGARSVGVVLTGMGRDGALGLAAIKAAGGRTFAQDKATCTVYGMPKAAVELGVVDEVLPLDQIGRSVSRLVSS, via the coding sequence ATGCGCGGCGCCATCAGCCGAGTGCTCGCCGCCGATCCGCGCTTCGAGATCGCCGGTCAGGCCAAGGATGGCGAAGAGGCCGTGAAGCTCGCCGCCGAGCTGCGGCCCGACGTCATCAGCATGGACTTCAACATGCCAGGCCTGAATGGCGCGGAGGCGACCCGGGCCATTCTGGCCAAGCACGCCACGCCCATCGTCATGCTGAGCGCGCACACCCGGGAGGGCGCCGCGGCCACGGTGCAGGCCCTGGCCGCTGGGGCCGTGGACTTCGTCGAGAAGCCCGACGGCGAGGTGAGCGCGAACCTGAATGCCATTCGCGACCAGCTGGTCGAGAAGCTGCTCTCCGCGGCGGGCGCCAACGTCCGGGGCTCGATGACCCAAGTGGAAATGGGCCCGAGCGAAGCGCCGGTCTCGCGGCGCGCGCCGCGCTCGCCGCAGAAGGCCATGCCCGCGGGGCTCAGGGTCGTGGTGATCGCGAGCTCAACTGGAGGACCGGCGGCGTTGTTTCGCGTCCTGCCGGAGCTCGCCTCGCTCGGGAAGGCCGCCGTGGTCGTGGTGCAGCACATGTCCGCAGGGTTCACCTCTGCGCTGGCAGAACAACTGGCGGAGCGCGCCGGCTTCGGCATCAGCGAGGCCAAGTCGGGGGACGCGCTCGAAGCCGGGCGAGCCCTGGTCGCGCCGGGGGGTTTGCACCTCGTGCTCGAGCGCGACGGCACCGTTTCGGTGAACGAAGGGCCGCCGGTGCACGGCGTGCGGCCGGCCGCCGACGTCACGCTCAAGAGCGCCGCGCAGGTCTACGGCGCCCGCAGCGTCGGCGTGGTGCTCACCGGGATGGGCCGTGACGGCGCGCTGGGGCTCGCCGCCATCAAGGCCGCGGGAGGCCGAACCTTCGCCCAAGACAAAGCCACCTGCACCGTCTACGGCATGCCCAAAGCCGCCGTGGAGCTGGGCGTCGTCGACGAGGTCTTGCCGCTGGACCAAATCGGACGGAGCGTGAGCCGACTCGTGAGCTCGTGA
- a CDS encoding type II toxin-antitoxin system Phd/YefM family antitoxin: MADRTAPTIVPLCDLRVSPGATMDRVLREARPLFLSRRGRICAVLLGIDAYDALLAGSHPASGAPATERSGERSGERSGEQSPRLELAVSASDGEDATRVLAAIQAGHGLLPDSLVAATGLSVPRVKVALTVLQLNGLVDVSGFSRRK; the protein is encoded by the coding sequence ATGGCCGACAGGACTGCTCCCACGATTGTCCCCCTCTGCGATCTGAGGGTCAGCCCCGGCGCGACCATGGACCGTGTGTTGCGTGAGGCGCGTCCTTTGTTCTTGTCTCGGCGCGGCCGCATATGCGCCGTACTGCTCGGCATCGACGCCTACGATGCGTTGCTCGCGGGCTCGCACCCAGCGTCAGGCGCCCCCGCCACCGAGCGCTCAGGCGAGCGCTCAGGCGAGCGCTCAGGCGAGCAATCTCCACGATTGGAGCTGGCAGTCAGCGCGAGCGACGGCGAAGATGCCACCCGCGTGCTCGCCGCGATCCAAGCAGGGCACGGTTTGTTGCCGGACTCGCTCGTGGCAGCGACGGGGCTCTCGGTCCCGCGAGTCAAGGTCGCCTTGACCGTGCTGCAGTTGAACGGTTTGGTCGATGTATCGGGATTCTCACGGCGGAAATAG
- a CDS encoding PT domain-containing protein produces the protein MGHPSLCRASSSRVHPPARPTARPTARPTARPTARPTARPTARPTARPTAHFALVGHPSLCRASSSRVHPACTPTARPTARPTARPTARPTAHFSGGRSLEDRRSRATDWKAAPKKGNHGRQDCSHDCPPLRSEGQPRRDHGPCVA, from the coding sequence GTGGGACACCCCTCCCTCTGTCGAGCCTCATCGAGTCGCGTGCACCCGCCTGCACGCCCAACCGCACGCCCAACCGCACGCCCAACCGCACGCCCAACCGCACGCCCAACCGCACGCCCAACCGCACGCCCAACCGCACGCCCAACCGCACACTTCGCTCTCGTGGGACACCCCTCCCTCTGTCGAGCCTCATCGAGTCGCGTGCACCCCGCCTGCACGCCAACCGCACGCCCAACCGCACGCCCAACCGCACGCCCAACCGCACGCCCAACCGCACACTTCAGCGGCGGACGTTCCCTCGAAGATCGAAGATCTCGCGCAACCGATTGGAAGGCGGCGCCGAAGAAGGGCAATCATGGCCGACAGGACTGCTCCCACGATTGTCCCCCTCTGCGATCTGAGGGTCAGCCCCGGCGCGACCATGGACCGTGTGTTGCGTGA
- a CDS encoding response regulator: MHVGLVTPPGVLGQFVAQAIEPAGHDLTVAPDLEALLEQAAADLDVVLFAPVVAGMPATRALSAAQAAGVAPERAVYLGLDVSACEDAQRAGFFRALSIPFQTHELLATIEDSARGKLVVLLADDSDLIHKHTVPLLTAAGYDVREAWDGEEALTMIKARKPDLLLTDVEMPKMDGYTLCRTVKNDDALADLPVVICSSLGEAADLERGFDSGADDYLVKPVVPEELVSRLHSLLATRMISARERVLVVDDSAAIRHLVADCLRRQGFRVETAVDGADGRDKAVATPPDLVLTDYDMPRMTGFQLVHALRRDAKTRDVPIVMLTARDTKRDQAQMRAAGLTSYLVKPFGTDKCIAIVERVLAEARLSRYKEASRLYISEGAVKAAEEMSREAGTFGEVRAQEVDATLLFSDISGFTNMSSKMTPAQVVSILNESFDALCVVIKQQGGDIDKFIGDAIMAVFEDRPELDEQHALRAARAAWGMQQALGRFNEGKDQRLTMRIGLNCGKIVRGDIGSRHVRRDYTCIGDVVNRAQRHEGKAPLGGVLMSVSVYERIKDYVEVEEMTGLTFKGIDEPQSAYVLKGFKQ; this comes from the coding sequence ATGCACGTCGGCCTCGTGACCCCGCCCGGTGTGCTCGGCCAGTTCGTGGCGCAGGCCATCGAGCCCGCGGGACACGACCTGACGGTCGCGCCGGATCTGGAGGCGCTGCTCGAACAGGCGGCCGCCGACCTGGACGTCGTGCTGTTCGCGCCAGTCGTCGCGGGCATGCCGGCGACGCGCGCACTCTCGGCAGCCCAGGCCGCGGGGGTCGCACCCGAGCGGGCCGTGTACCTGGGGCTCGACGTCTCCGCCTGCGAGGACGCGCAGCGGGCCGGGTTCTTCCGGGCGCTCTCGATCCCGTTCCAGACCCACGAGCTCCTGGCCACCATCGAAGACAGCGCGCGCGGCAAGCTCGTGGTGCTCCTGGCCGACGACAGCGATCTCATCCACAAGCACACTGTCCCGCTCCTGACGGCGGCGGGCTACGACGTGCGCGAGGCCTGGGACGGGGAAGAGGCCCTGACCATGATCAAGGCGCGAAAGCCGGATCTCCTGCTGACCGACGTCGAGATGCCGAAGATGGACGGCTACACGCTGTGCCGCACCGTCAAGAACGATGACGCCCTGGCCGACCTACCGGTGGTGATCTGCTCGAGCCTGGGCGAGGCGGCGGATCTCGAGCGCGGCTTCGACTCCGGGGCGGACGACTACCTGGTCAAGCCCGTGGTCCCGGAGGAGCTGGTGAGCCGCCTGCACTCGCTGCTCGCGACGCGCATGATCAGCGCGCGGGAGCGCGTGCTGGTGGTGGACGACTCGGCGGCCATCCGCCACCTGGTGGCCGACTGCTTGCGGCGCCAAGGTTTCCGCGTCGAGACCGCCGTCGACGGCGCCGACGGCCGCGACAAGGCCGTGGCCACCCCGCCCGACCTGGTGCTGACCGACTACGACATGCCGCGCATGACGGGCTTCCAGCTGGTGCACGCGCTGCGGCGCGACGCGAAGACCCGCGACGTGCCCATCGTGATGCTGACCGCGCGGGACACCAAGCGCGACCAGGCTCAGATGCGCGCCGCCGGCCTGACCAGCTACCTGGTGAAGCCCTTCGGCACGGACAAGTGCATCGCCATCGTCGAGCGGGTGCTGGCCGAGGCGCGCCTGTCTCGCTACAAGGAAGCGTCGCGGCTCTACATCAGTGAAGGAGCCGTCAAGGCCGCCGAGGAGATGAGCCGCGAGGCCGGTACATTCGGCGAGGTCCGGGCGCAGGAGGTCGACGCCACGCTCCTGTTCAGCGACATCTCCGGCTTCACCAACATGAGCTCGAAGATGACCCCGGCCCAGGTCGTGTCGATCCTGAACGAGTCGTTCGACGCCCTGTGCGTGGTGATCAAGCAGCAAGGCGGCGACATCGACAAGTTCATCGGTGACGCCATCATGGCAGTGTTCGAGGACCGTCCCGAGCTCGACGAGCAGCACGCCCTGCGCGCCGCCCGCGCCGCCTGGGGAATGCAGCAGGCGCTCGGGCGTTTCAACGAAGGCAAAGACCAGCGCCTGACCATGCGCATCGGCCTCAACTGCGGGAAGATCGTGCGCGGAGACATCGGATCGCGCCACGTCCGTCGTGACTATACCTGCATCGGCGACGTGGTGAACCGCGCCCAGCGTCACGAGGGCAAGGCCCCGCTCGGCGGCGTGCTGATGAGCGTGTCGGTGTACGAGCGCATCAAGGACTACGTGGAGGTCGAGGAGATGACCGGCCTCACTTTCAAGGGCATCGACGAGCCGCAGAGCGCGTACGTGCTCAAGGGATTCAAGCAATGA
- a CDS encoding DUF882 domain-containing protein, giving the protein MTRTVSALVCASALALASASASAAPAPRTLGGSRVHVVYPGQTLAMIAKRYNVSIDALCKANGITRRSPIRPKQRLVLPTRDGEVVPASLHKPAPEEAKPVEKAEKAEKAEKAEKAEKAEKAEKAEKVSAKLGKGKNKGGLLVLQSYTGSWRGQVYKKGKITDSARTGIEKVLAAWRTGQHQPINDRLIRILVKVSDHFGGRPIKVVSGYRPYSPTQYTPHSRHNSGHAVDFAIPGVSNKVLRDYCRTLANVGCGFYPNSSFVHLDVRETSAYWVDFSGPGQAPRYADSHGRDPGEAEREEPANGSGDGSGADDEQTFEPDEI; this is encoded by the coding sequence ATGACCCGGACGGTCTCTGCCCTCGTGTGCGCCTCGGCCTTGGCTCTCGCCTCTGCGAGCGCCAGCGCCGCGCCCGCACCCCGAACGCTCGGCGGATCCCGAGTGCACGTGGTCTACCCGGGCCAGACCCTGGCGATGATCGCCAAGCGCTACAACGTGAGCATCGACGCCCTGTGCAAGGCGAACGGCATCACGCGGCGGAGCCCGATTCGCCCCAAGCAGCGCCTGGTGCTCCCCACCCGAGACGGCGAAGTCGTTCCAGCTTCCCTGCACAAGCCCGCGCCCGAAGAGGCGAAGCCCGTCGAAAAGGCCGAGAAGGCCGAGAAGGCCGAGAAGGCCGAGAAGGCCGAGAAGGCCGAGAAGGCCGAGAAGGCCGAGAAGGTCAGCGCCAAGCTCGGCAAAGGCAAGAACAAGGGCGGCCTGCTCGTGCTCCAGAGCTACACCGGCTCGTGGCGGGGCCAGGTCTACAAGAAGGGCAAGATCACCGACTCGGCCCGCACCGGCATCGAGAAGGTGCTAGCCGCTTGGCGCACCGGGCAGCACCAGCCGATCAACGACCGGCTGATCCGCATCCTGGTGAAGGTCAGCGACCATTTCGGCGGCAGGCCGATCAAGGTCGTGAGCGGCTATCGCCCGTATTCGCCCACCCAGTACACCCCCCACTCCCGCCACAACTCCGGCCACGCGGTCGATTTCGCGATTCCGGGGGTCTCCAACAAGGTGCTCCGCGACTACTGCCGGACCCTGGCCAACGTGGGCTGCGGCTTCTACCCGAACTCGAGCTTCGTCCACCTGGACGTGCGGGAAACCAGCGCCTACTGGGTGGATTTCTCCGGCCCCGGACAGGCCCCGCGCTACGCCGATTCGCACGGGCGCGACCCCGGCGAGGCCGAGCGCGAGGAGCCGGCGAACGGCAGCGGCGACGGCTCGGGAGCCGACGACGAGCAGACCTTCGAGCCCGACGAGATCTGA
- the pilM gene encoding type IV pilus assembly protein PilM: MGEGKNLVGVDIGTSSIKVVQIKESRRGLGLQRLGYVPLNPQTIVDGQVMDASAVVEGLMRVFHDAKIKQKEIAISVSGQSVIIRKITVPMMTREELNEQIHWEAEQHIPFDIKDVQVDYQVLRKKPETSQMELLLVAAKRDQINDYAQLARDARLKPVVCDIDAFTVQNMFEYSRGLPPDQTIGLINVGASLCSLNIIANGVSAFTREIANGGNVVTDEIQKALGVPYEQAEAYKCGGAADPTDPHRPGMVPQQVVQVIEAVTDAIAAEIQRSLDFYLATSGEGEISRIYVTGGTSAMIQLAQAVERRARVPTEVWSAAERLQVEAREVDGNLLQQRAAQLSVAAGLALRHEKESRA; encoded by the coding sequence ATGGGCGAAGGCAAGAATCTGGTCGGGGTCGACATCGGGACGAGCTCGATCAAGGTGGTTCAAATCAAGGAGAGCCGCCGGGGGCTGGGCCTGCAACGCCTGGGCTACGTGCCTCTGAATCCGCAGACCATAGTGGACGGTCAGGTCATGGACGCCTCCGCGGTGGTCGAGGGCCTGATGCGGGTGTTCCACGACGCGAAGATCAAACAGAAGGAGATCGCGATCAGCGTCTCCGGGCAGAGCGTGATCATCCGCAAGATCACCGTGCCGATGATGACGCGCGAGGAGCTCAACGAGCAGATCCACTGGGAAGCTGAGCAGCACATCCCGTTCGACATCAAGGACGTGCAGGTCGACTACCAGGTGCTGCGAAAGAAGCCCGAAACCAGCCAGATGGAGCTGCTCTTGGTCGCGGCGAAGCGCGACCAGATCAACGACTACGCGCAGCTCGCCCGCGACGCGAGGCTCAAGCCCGTGGTCTGCGACATCGACGCCTTCACGGTTCAGAACATGTTCGAGTACTCGCGCGGCCTGCCGCCGGACCAGACCATCGGGCTGATCAACGTCGGGGCGAGCCTCTGCTCGCTGAACATCATCGCCAACGGCGTCAGCGCGTTCACCCGCGAGATCGCCAACGGTGGCAACGTGGTGACCGACGAGATCCAGAAGGCGCTGGGAGTCCCCTACGAGCAAGCCGAAGCTTACAAGTGCGGCGGCGCCGCGGATCCGACGGACCCGCACCGCCCGGGGATGGTGCCGCAACAGGTGGTGCAGGTGATCGAGGCGGTGACGGACGCGATTGCCGCGGAAATCCAGCGCAGCCTCGACTTTTACCTGGCGACCAGCGGTGAGGGAGAGATCTCTCGCATCTACGTGACCGGCGGCACCTCGGCCATGATCCAGCTGGCGCAGGCCGTCGAGCGGCGCGCTCGCGTGCCCACCGAGGTGTGGTCCGCGGCCGAGCGTCTGCAAGTGGAGGCGAGGGAAGTGGACGGGAATCTCCTGCAGCAGAGGGCGGCTCAACTGTCCGTCGCAGCCGGTCTCGCGCTTCGGCACGAGAAGGAGTCGCGCGCGTGA
- a CDS encoding PilN domain-containing protein: MIKINLLPQKRRAERSEGSQLWLIGLLVAFLLEVVALFVFHSIKNEELKDQTRKNAELQTQITRAKQAVANHNEVKEKLEQLRAREDAISKLQSARTGPTSVMLELARLLTPGRGPSVDPDRLQQMRKDNPLAVYNPAWDARRLWLTKFVEQQRKVRLEGIARDGEDVSELARRMGLSSFFYEVRLLPAKTEKDKDTGMEVVRFELEAKVRY; encoded by the coding sequence GTGATCAAGATAAACCTGCTCCCGCAGAAGCGACGCGCCGAGCGTAGCGAAGGCAGCCAGCTTTGGCTGATCGGGCTGCTCGTCGCGTTCTTGCTGGAGGTCGTGGCGCTCTTCGTCTTCCACAGCATCAAGAACGAAGAGCTCAAGGACCAGACCCGCAAGAACGCCGAGCTCCAGACCCAGATCACCCGCGCCAAGCAGGCCGTCGCCAACCACAACGAGGTCAAGGAGAAGCTGGAGCAGCTGCGGGCCCGCGAGGACGCCATCTCGAAGCTTCAGAGCGCGCGGACCGGCCCGACCTCCGTCATGCTCGAGCTCGCCCGCCTGCTGACCCCGGGCCGCGGCCCGAGTGTGGACCCCGACCGCTTGCAGCAGATGCGGAAAGACAACCCACTGGCGGTCTACAACCCCGCATGGGACGCGCGCCGCCTGTGGCTCACCAAGTTCGTCGAGCAGCAGCGCAAGGTGCGCCTGGAGGGCATCGCGCGCGACGGTGAGGACGTCAGCGAGCTCGCCCGCCGCATGGGGCTCTCCAGCTTCTTCTACGAGGTGCGCCTGCTGCCGGCGAAGACCGAGAAAGACAAGGACACCGGGATGGAAGTGGTCCGCTTCGAGCTCGAAGCGAAGGTGAGGTACTGA
- the pilO gene encoding type 4a pilus biogenesis protein PilO — MAAKESSLAKLPLVAKMGIGAGLLVLVAVAYFVVFYGDLASSIKAAQGKERQLREELAEARKNEFAYQKDLAELTERQQRARELEKILPKSTEYPSFLSSIQAVANVSGVALTAWTPTEESADKFYSRVPMRLDLSGKFHQVAKFFYGVGQLDRIINMENISATEPTTKDGTDVVIKVSVLATAFRMLEEGQAGGGSDKRGGAATPQAGGKK; from the coding sequence ATGGCCGCAAAAGAGAGCAGCCTCGCCAAGCTCCCGCTGGTCGCGAAGATGGGCATCGGAGCAGGGCTCCTGGTCCTGGTCGCGGTGGCTTACTTCGTGGTGTTCTACGGCGACCTCGCCAGCTCGATCAAAGCCGCCCAGGGCAAAGAGCGTCAGCTGCGCGAGGAGCTGGCCGAGGCCCGCAAGAACGAGTTCGCCTACCAGAAAGACCTGGCCGAGCTCACCGAGCGCCAGCAGCGCGCCCGCGAGCTGGAGAAGATCCTGCCCAAGAGCACCGAGTACCCCTCGTTCCTGAGCTCGATCCAGGCCGTGGCGAACGTCTCGGGAGTGGCGCTCACGGCCTGGACACCCACCGAGGAGAGCGCGGACAAGTTCTACTCGCGCGTGCCGATGAGGCTCGATCTGTCCGGGAAGTTCCACCAGGTCGCGAAGTTCTTCTACGGGGTCGGGCAGCTGGACCGCATCATCAACATGGAGAACATCTCGGCGACCGAACCCACGACGAAGGACGGCACCGACGTCGTGATCAAGGTCAGCGTGCTCGCGACCGCCTTCCGCATGCTGGAAGAAGGGCAAGCCGGCGGCGGCAGCGACAAACGCGGCGGCGCGGCGACGCCGCAAGCCGGAGGCAAGAAATGA
- a CDS encoding pilus assembly protein PilP: protein MTRAVLAFIALAGLVAACSSKGPTQGAPAGSSAPVVVALPDAGLGDAPSGPPKIDFQEAEFAENEKSRDPFRSFSTMFVEEARGKVKSQREVLLDQYAVDELKLVGIVTGIDPAKAMLVDPTGKGHVVQRGQFVGRAEVVQASTTTARSYEINWRVDRIRDGDVVLIREDPQNPDVPSATKVIPLRPEGSVVSEK from the coding sequence ATGACCCGCGCGGTGCTCGCGTTCATCGCCCTCGCGGGGCTCGTGGCGGCCTGCAGCAGCAAGGGGCCGACGCAAGGCGCTCCAGCCGGCTCCAGCGCACCCGTGGTCGTGGCGCTCCCGGACGCTGGGCTCGGGGACGCGCCCAGCGGGCCTCCCAAGATCGACTTCCAGGAGGCTGAGTTCGCCGAGAACGAGAAGAGCCGGGATCCCTTCCGCTCCTTCTCCACCATGTTCGTCGAAGAGGCTCGCGGCAAGGTGAAGTCGCAGCGCGAGGTGCTGCTCGACCAGTACGCCGTGGACGAGCTCAAGCTGGTGGGCATCGTGACGGGCATCGATCCGGCCAAAGCGATGCTGGTGGACCCGACGGGCAAGGGTCACGTGGTCCAGCGCGGTCAGTTCGTCGGCCGGGCGGAGGTCGTCCAGGCGAGCACCACCACGGCCCGCTCCTACGAGATCAACTGGCGCGTCGATCGCATCCGCGACGGGGACGTGGTGCTGATCCGCGAGGACCCGCAGAACCCGGACGTCCCCAGCGCGACCAAGGTGATTCCGCTCCGGCCCGAGGGCTCCGTCGTCTCCGAAAAGTGA
- a CDS encoding transcriptional regulator, translated as MSKRFRVLTAVGPDQAGLVKEISSAIHRAGANLEDSRMAVLGGEFAMLVLFSGSDAELAQAEEQGRAAAGRLGLFCHFRETAAPGSTGDGLVYDLRVTALDQPGIVEAVTTVLAAWGVNVASLETSVIHQPLSGTPTFLLEALLHVPAGVALSELRHDLTRVADEHNLDLTLEARA; from the coding sequence ATGTCCAAGCGTTTCAGGGTGCTCACGGCCGTCGGCCCGGATCAGGCCGGACTGGTCAAGGAGATCTCCTCGGCGATCCATCGCGCCGGCGCGAACCTCGAGGACAGCCGGATGGCCGTGCTCGGCGGCGAGTTCGCCATGCTGGTGCTCTTCTCCGGCTCCGACGCCGAGCTGGCGCAGGCCGAAGAGCAGGGACGGGCGGCGGCCGGGCGACTGGGCCTGTTCTGCCATTTTCGCGAGACCGCCGCGCCCGGCTCGACGGGGGACGGCTTGGTCTACGACCTCCGCGTCACCGCGCTCGACCAGCCGGGCATCGTCGAGGCCGTGACCACGGTCCTGGCGGCGTGGGGGGTGAACGTGGCGTCGCTGGAGACCAGCGTCATCCACCAGCCGCTCTCGGGGACGCCGACTTTCCTCCTGGAGGCGCTCTTGCACGTGCCGGCCGGGGTGGCGCTCTCCGAGCTCCGGCACGACCTCACTCGGGTCGCGGACGAGCACAACCTCGATCTGACGCTCGAAGCGCGCGCCTGA